A segment of the Arachis hypogaea cultivar Tifrunner chromosome 5, arahy.Tifrunner.gnm2.J5K5, whole genome shotgun sequence genome:
tataatacacccgaacaacaacaactcagctaaaataacaaaaaaaataataaactgtaaatacacatgctgcagaatacaccatgtcaaaaactaaaaacacacccaatcatgtctgatataatacacccgaacgataACAACTCagctaaaataacaaaaaaaatcataaactgtaaatacacccacacttcccgcaaaaatacacccaaaaagttCTGATTTGTACCCGAGCATCTGCTATAAATTCTAGATAAtcaatcaaaactaatacattagattcaatccacagatttatgtttacgtgttagtttcacagtcaatgttcacgaattattcagctacacaatgctatacaaattactgcaaCAAAATTCAGAGTAATCGTATGTAAATCAAATATCaagaacttcgttagattcaaattcataatccacttcgccctgattcagctgacaatctgaggttgaatcatccattatcttcaaaacgagttcaaactttgatttcagaaaacaaaaaattgaatagaaaacgaagctggagttacagagagagaagaacaagaagaagaagaacgagaagaagaacgaagaaGGAAATAAGGAGAACGAGCAAATCTAGAAATAAGGAGAACGaaaaaggaaacaaatcttttaaatttggtagttatataTACGCGGGAtctttatatagcgcgtgtatggGACGTAACCCTTGCAGCGCATTTTGGGTTTTTATTCGTTAattaacttgtaaagcatacaagccttaatggcttgtatgcagagATTTTCAGATTCACAAAATCAGTAACAAAAAATATCTGAGGATCAATAACAAATTCTTTCcagaaaatttaacaaaataagcaTAAGTTTCATAAACATTGGCAACTCAGAATAAAATAACATTCACAAAATCAATAACACAAAATATCTGAGGATCAATAACAAATTCTTTCcagaaaatttaacaaaataagcacaaattaacaaaatcaataacTCAGAAGGACAAACCCTAAATCAGCAACTCAATTATTAACAGTAAAACCAGCAAACACAGAGGAGACGAAGAGGAGGCGGCGACACCGGAGAACACAGTATTATCGAAATCCATGTTACAGTGCTTACCGGCGGCGACAAGGAAAGGGAGTGACGGCGACGACAGAGGAGATGGCGACACCGGcgtacagagagagagagagagagagagagagagagagagagagagagagagagagagagagagagtgtgtgtgctCGGACAGAGGAGACGATGACGGCCACAGAGCTTCCACACGACGGCGAGGGAGCTTCCTACGATGGCGACACAGCTTCCTAGGACGGCGACGAAGCTTCCTACAACGGCGACACAGCTCCTGCAATGGTGACGGAGCTTTTCGCACGCGACGCCTCTACCCAGCGGAGACGAGTTCGGCAATGACAGTGAAGCGTGATTGCGTGGCTCTGGGGCCGCGGGATGCGGTGGCTGCAGTGGCTGGGGTCTGGAGGGCTAAGGGTCTGGAGGgctttcaatttaaaatttgcaGTTTAGTTTCAGGGAGGATAGAAGAGGAATGGGGTTGGGTGCGTTGGGAATGTAgggttcttttattattttttttataatttaaaaatggcGTCGTTTGAACTTTGAGAGAGAGGGGATTCTGAACCGAAaatcttctaaaaaaaattaaaaaaccaatCGGTCTAGCAGTTCACCGATTAATCATCGGTTTGACCAATTTTACCAATTTTGATTCGGTTTTTAGAATTATGGTGACTAGTAAAACTCAAATTTGTAACCTCTGTATAGAAATGGAAAGactatatatcttttgaattatgACTTGTTGGCATACATTTGTTgttgattatattattattttataatttataattattaattttatataaaaataattatatataaattttttaaaaaatgaatttaatcttcatctactaaaaatataaaacagatttatataattatttaattatatattattatattattaaaaataattaatttttttacttatcattttaaaaatatttaaatatataaatttaattaaataattatataaaattcattatcattatatcaaaaataaacttttgaaaaattCAGTTTCAACGAATACACTTATTTTCACAATGATTTccactttaaaattattttgaaaatggaCATGATTACAAGCACAGACATAAGTACTTGAAAGATGAGGTTTTATTGGTAGTCGGTAGAACAAATAATCTATTTTAGCTGCTTACTTTGACCATTAGATGAAGACCACAGCCCAACCTATAACTTCAATCATTAACATGGTCAAGCTCAAATCTTCAGAACAAGATAAGTGCTTTAATTTGCCAATAAAAAGacaattcatttaaaaaataattaaagataaataatgaCACAAATACAAATACTTCTCTGTATACAACCTCCATATCACAAATTGCATTTTTCACAAGCTGCAAACAGAACCGGATGAAACTAACCTGTACAAGGTATATTGTTGTTATTGCAAGTACACTATGTCCTAAAGTTATTCCCTGATAGTGGTTAACAGTATTATGAATTCCAAGTTATACCTTGATCATACACTCAGCAATCGACAAGTGAGACTTTAAAACCACACAAAATGAAGCCACTAAAATTCCTAGCTAGAGGGGTTACTCATCAGTTGTTAGACTTTCTTAGACAAGTTGTAATTTTTCTTGAGGAACTTGGCGGCTACCTCATCATTCCTATGGCAAAGAACTCGCAAAAGGGTGTTTGGATCTCCCGGGCTCCATTGATCTGGTGTTGGAGGCATCGGGAGCCGGGATTTGACAGAAGAACCATACATTTCCATGGTGAGCTGAATGAATTGCTGAATTATGTGTTCAGTATCCGCATGGAACAAGGGAAGTATGGCTTGCACAGTAGCAGAATGTTTTTCTATCAATTCAACAGGCAATCCATCACCATTGGACCAGAATAACCCAGTCAAATACTTGAAATCTTCCTCTATTATGGCAGAATCTTGCAGAGAGAAAGCCCGTGGTGGCCCTCCGGCCAACAAAACCAACAAGAACCCATCAAAAGAAGCTTGCATTATGTCAACAATTACGCGCGTTCTAACTTTGTCGTGCACTGTTGATGATATGATCTCCAAGTATTGCTCAAGCTCATGAAGGAAAGGTTCAATCCTGGAGTATGAAACTTCTCCGACATATAGGCCATCCCATAGAACATGACCTAGATCATGGAAAACAATTTTGTATGCCATAAACTCACAGATTTGATGGATACCTTCTACAGCAGCAGCTGCTGAAAGCTTGAACTTCAAGTTCACCCCATAAATATCATCATCGTTAGAAGATTTAGAACTACTAAGATTGGCCAGTATCCTCTTTTCCAAAACCACCAACTCCAGGCGAACGCGCTGCATAGTATTGATGCGAACACACAACTGGGGTGTATCAAATGAGTTATCTCTTGTGGCTCCAACTTGAGCTTTTCTCCTCTGAGCTGATTGTAACTTCTCTTTTTTCCGGAACACACCGTGAAACTTTGATCCAGTTGAACACCTCGTCAAAGGAGGCAAAGTTGGGGCGAAAGTATTACGGTCCCCTGCAGATCATGCAAAACAGAAAGGATGGTAAGATGAGGATTAATAAATGAGTTGGTAAATCCAATATCATGCTATGCATTAAATATATACCACAGCCAGCTTTGGCTTTCAAAATGTATTGCTGGAGTGATTTGTCAAGACCAGACATCAATTCAGGAACCAAAACTGCATGCATGGATATAGGCAACAGAAAGAAAGCTTCAAGAGTGTCATCTACAACCCGTAGGACTTCAACAGCTGAAGGAGCCAACCCCTCTTTGTTTGCCTGTGGATTCCATACCTACAGAAAGATGGTGTAACAAATATATCAAAACTTGCCATTGTCAACAATCATGTTCCTTGGTAGTAAAGGAATGAAAGCTTAATAAGTTTTGGATGTCACAAAAGAAAATCATAATTGCTTTGTTCAGAAAAAAAGAAATACCATGCTAACTTGATTAATTTAGAAGCAACCAATATTTCACATACCTCATGTTGCAGATTTCTGTTGACCCATTCCCCTAGTCTTTCTACTCTAATCTTTATCCATGACTTAACCAAATTAGCAATTACAGCCTCAGCCTCATAAGGTTGCATCTCCCTAATAACGGATTTTCCACCATCTTCACTGTCAACAGAATCTGCCACCGCAATCTGCACCAGATCTTTCTCCAATTTGTCAGCGGCCATTAACACTTCTATAGCATCAGGTGTCAGCTCAGTAATACTCTTTACATATTTCTTCAGTTCATCTCCATAACATACATGAAGGGTAGCAACGGCAACACCAGCAGCAAGAGGATGCCATCTCTTTAGATTCGGACTGAACATTGCTTTCTCATTATAAGCCAGTTCAGTAACATGCTGGGCGAGGATAGAAAGAGTGGGAAAAGCTCTATTCTGTTTTCTCGATGAATGCTTGCTGGGATCCAGTTTATCTAATTTCTGCATTAAAGAGATTGAAAAGAGTTAGGATATGCTGATGGCCTCAAAAATACCTATTAGCTTTTTTGCAAATGATGTATGTATATTAAAACATGACACCTGAAGTGGTTGCTAAGGTTCTTGATCTCCAATACCGTATAAAGATAATTAAATAGCAACATTCAAAATACAATGGAAAACTTGGTAAAGAGAATTTTCAGAATTTTTCACTATAATGGAGCATAACAGATGACTTTATCCTATTTCATTCAGCGGGTTCAAAATACACCAAATACGTTACAAATATGTCAAAAACTCAAAATTGACCACATGTAAATACTGCGATGGAGTAGTCATGTTTAGGGAGTTTCAAGGATGGAAATTACCTGAGCGAAAGCAGCCCGCAAAGATGATCTTATATAATTTTCAACTCTGGTATAGGCTACATCATGATCCCTCTTCTTCCGATTATACTCTGACAATATCTTTGCAGACAATACAGCAATAGAAACAATGCTTTCCATTGGTTCAATATTACCATCATGGAAAGTATCATGGTATGCAAGGAGCCTTTTCTCTGCCCAATTTAACATCAAACTCACTACATTGCTCACAACCTTCGAATAAAAAGGACCTTTCACAGTCTTAGCATCATTTTCAACTTCCGCTAACAGGTTACTGGATGCAAAAAGCAGATCATTTTCCAGTTGACCAGTGGCAACATACCGATGAAATAAGACCCATGAGAAACAAATATTATGCAGCATCTCGTTAATTCCAAGCATAACCCAGGTCTTCTTAATGAGCTCTAAGACCTCATCAACCTCTTCTATCACAGAAATTTCTTCATGTATATCAAAACAAGATCCTAAAAGAGTTTGATAGATCCAGAGGTTCAGCGGAAATCCGTCAGCCCAATGGCATGTCTCTGGAACAGATCCATCAAATGATCTAAACGCAAGAGATAGAACAACATTCCGGAAGTTTTGCATTGATTCACCTGTCTTTCCAAGATCCATGGGTTTCTCAAATGCTTCACGGATTATACGGCGAAGGCTCTGCGAAGAAGTGTCTGCCTTATCTAATGGAAAGTGAGGATACAAGAGGAGTCCTGCTTCAAGAACCTTCAAATTTCTCCTCAGCCAAGCCTCATAATCTTGTTGACTCGGAAAATCTGAACACTTGAACTGTTGAATTAGTTCTAGTGGAAGAACCACTGATTCCATGCGTCTTCCAAGCTATTTCATGAACAAAGACCTAGTAAGCTATCATTAGTGATCAAATAACTGTAAGGATCCATAATAcatattcatattttaaatttttgtccaCATCTGAATCAGTTGATGAAAAACAAGCAAGCAATACAAAGAGTGAAATGGATCTTCACATGTCAAAACGACAATACACATAACCAATGAAATGTGCATAAATGTAGGCAACTCATGATGTACATTAGCTTcttgtttttgttctttcttttatcttttcggAAATCATTAACCATTCGTCATCAGGAAAATGCTTGGCTGTTCTTGTTGCCGTAATCAATCACATTGCTTTATTTAGGGTTGTGGtaataaagagaaaaattacCACTGTGGTTGCACTGCAATTACTACCACAGTTTACAGTTAAAATTACATTCTAGCCTGTTGACGACTTTTGACTAAAGGATTCaattatgaaaatatattttGCATAAGCAACTGTCCATGGTTAATTTTTGCATCTTATGTTAAAACTAGCAATAAAATCTAGATAATCCAACACCAATTGTTCCTCAAGACAAGTGGCCTGCAATCTTTTTTAGTGTCACATGGGGCTTCCTATGACTGTAATCCTTGCTCTTAACAGTGTTAGGCATGAACGAACTTCTTTTATTACATGTGACAACTTGCAAGCCACACCAGTTCAACCAATGATTTAGAATCAAGTCGTTGCTTCTGGCCATTCTCATGAACAGTATCAATATTATCAAAAGGTGCTATTCACCATTTGGTGAATATCACTCAGAAGTGTCACCATACATCAGATAGTGAAAAGAATAAACAATTAGTGATGAATGGCATGGATTTTAATACCATTTAGCCTAACACAAGTTAGTCAAAATAAGTCTAAACGGTTTAAGCATATCTTTTCAGCTGCAAAAACAAGAACGACTATCACAGTATCATCAAACAAAAACCACACACATAACAATCTCTTTAATccctaaaaaaaataacaaaaatcacaGTTACAGAAATACCTGGCCTGCAGCAATTCTCAACAAGGCACGTCTAATCCTTGAATCACTCTGCTCCGAAATCTTCATCTGCACTCTCACCAACTCCCCTGTCGTAACCGCACGCTTCGCGCTCCTcccaccgccgccgccgccgccgccatcTTTCCTCCTCGTTTTAAGTCCCAACGCCTTCTTCACCTTGCTAGCCGCCGTCGACGTCAGCGACCGGTGCAGCGAGGGAGTCGCCGCAGCAGAAGACCGATCCCGATCCCGATCCCCTCCTCTGTCGGAACTGGATATGAAAGTGAGAGGCTTGGGGCCGGAGCTTCGGCATGCGCAGACGAGTACCTCGTATGCCGTTTCTCGGAGCTCTGATTCCGACCAATTGGAAGGCGGGTCTCCGAACGGTGATGGAAGATCCTCCATTGGGTGCACCGGCATGGCGGTTTTTGTTTTTCGTCCCTGAAAGTTGTGGAAATTGGTGAATAGTCCCTCCTTTCCTTAATGGAAAGAAAAGAATGAATGAAGATTGGGATAACAACCCGATAAAGGGAGCGAGACTTTGTCGTTGCAGGTGCgacctttatttattatttaattatatttactttctctttttgtttttgggTCCCTGTTGGATTATTCTTGCTTCGGTTTCAAGGTTTCAAGTGTCAAGAGCTTCATTAATCAGTAGTGTAGGGTGCGAGGACAAAGGGAATCTAAATTGCTACTAACTTCTAACTAACTATTTTTCTTATGGCAGTACTAATAATGATGGTAAATTGTTACTcttatcaaaaataataattattaaataatttaatatatttaattaattaaattatttaacataatatattaatatttaatttattatctttatataaaaatattatgtgaatATTTtcctcataataataataatataaagatataattagattttattaaaatGAACAACGAGCATTGAGAATAAATTCTTAGAGgaaattattttgatatttttttaaattagaggataaattatattattgtatATTATCGTGTAATAATGTTAATTGTGCTGGTATTTAATATGCGAAATaaaacttttatatattttatttgaacaTAAAGTAttatatttgtaaaaaatataattattcagtgtctttttcagtttttttattaatttaaactaaaaaaattataacataatattagaatttttatgattaaaagatttagagttttattttatccaaaagaagtttttacttaaaaaatatgttattatAAATTAGAGAgtgactttttttaattttttttcaattacttggtaaaatataattttttattatttaatattttttttcacatgTGTTTTCGTGATCATATTTAAAGAGTGTaaagtgagagatcacactttactaaataattaaaaaaattgaaaaattatattcTCTTATAACAAGACTATTTATATAAttctttatatcaatttaaacttaaaaaaaataatttcaggaTAACATTTAAGTTAAACTCTACACAAATAACTTACTACATCATTTTTATATATTCTCACAGGACTATAAAACTTGATAAATCTTTGCATAATCTTATTTAATGAATGTTCCAAAAACTTATTTTATCCAAATTTTTAACTGTGTTAAATTGATTAAATGTGTAATTATTTAATGTATTAAACTGTTAATAGCATACAAAACAAATCTTATATATATGtaacaaagaaaatataattTACCATCTAAATAATAGAGTTAAATAATAGAGTTCTTAGATTTACACTTCTTTATATGTGTCTTTATTTTGTTGAACATTTACATCTTTGTTGTTAGATTAAACTTTTAATGATACAAATATATATCACATAACTGCATAAAACATTTGTGTATCATCAACAATTCCTTTTTTAATGCATTCAACATtaagtattttatttataattttcttttatagtATGCACATGATTTTGTCTTCCTTTTCATTTGTGTTATATGTTTTGTAGGCTGCATTTAGAAAAAAGATTAAAACTGacagaaactaaaaaataaaaattaaattaaatttttatattatatttaatataaaatgtattgaaaaaaatgtactaaaataaattatatagtcagatcatatttaatttaaaataaatataaaaattaaaaaataaatttaaaatttaaaaaattaaataaaaatattttttttaaaaaatattattaaaattttaattttccttcCTAAAAATTAGAAAGCCATATGCCCATATTGTCTCTACTGGATGCCAGTGAATCTTACTAGCATAATAACccaataataattcttatacgAGGTTTAATTCCTCTGACATGCATATGCATTGGCAATGGCATAATTTTTAGCTTATTTCAACTACAGTAGTTTAATATATGGTTTTGCCTTGTCTTTTATTTCAGGTCCTCATCAATAATTCAACTTTCTCTCTTCTTGTAGTTTTGTGGAGAATTTTGTCATTTAcatattcaaatattttattatatgtttaaCACTTCAACCCTTAACTAATATATATACGCGTTTTCTTCTTTCCAGTTATGGTGTTGTTTAGTTTGTTGTTTACTTGGTAGATTTTGTAGTTAAAATATATTTGAGAACAGAAATGATTAACAAAAAtactatatgtatattaaaattagtcactaaaataattatttattatatatttatatataaatatatattatttaatagttaattttaatatatatttaatataattgataaattgtTAAATATATTGAGAGTAAATCAATTCCTCTATAATCTGATTTAATTAATTGGGTATCAAATCAATATTATAtaaattcattattatttttattttaaaaatacaatacaATTTGactttaaactaataaaataaaatacagaatAAAAGCATTCATTTGCCTTTTTTGTTTGGGTGACTTTTCATTTGCTTTTATAGTACACAGGAAATTTTCATTTGAGAATGGAACTTCTAATAAAATACAAGCAGCTAAGCTaagatgaagaaagaaagaatCAAAAGTTAAGTACAAATAGATATCATTAAATTCAGCAAATAGATAAGAACAGTTTATTATGATGAATAATACAAGATAACTTACTtccaaataatatataaatataaaatcattttttaatagaaaaaaatacaagaaattaTATTTCCGGTAGCCGGTAGCTAGGTTGGTTGTGTCAAGAAAAGTATTGGTACTTCAAAATAGTTGAGTGGGGTGCCTAATCATAAAGTTGCTATTGATTGATTGATTAATCTCTCTCATTATTATAATGATGTCCAGCCTTGCGACCAACTAACCTATCAATTATTATAAACCAATTACCAAGTATATATATCTGcactaacttcaatatccaaaaataaataaaatttaattttaatatactataattgtaaaataattttacacatatACCTAATTACgtaatattcaataaaaataattatattttatattaatcacgcaaataatcatctaaataaataaatataattacatgattgcgtaaaatattttatactgtcattataacaaaattatttgCACTAACTTTTTCACATGGAAGAGAAGAACAAACTACAACATGGAtatataacaaagaaaattagagATATGAACATGAAGGTAGAAAAAAGCCAAATTTTGCATGCTTCCACTACAAGAGAAACAGATAATTGCAGCGAAAAATTGTCGGCGTTTTCTCAAATGACCGCAAATTCACTGAATAGCTGCGGTTCTTGATGTGTTATTTGTTTTCGTTAAAGACTGCTCAAGATAAGGGCGGTTTTGTGTATCAACCGACGCAGATAATATGTTGCTCAAATTTATTTCATAATTGAAACTGGGTGAAGTTAGGGCCATTAATCTTCGGTTTTGCGTGAAATCAAAGGGGGACAAAGGTGCCAATCACCAGTTTCTAAGACTTTTTGCCGCCGTATACCTTCTGTTCATCAGCTGCAGCCGTTACATCCTTCTTCGTCATGGATCTGCTCAAGTTCCCACATAGCTCCCGCGCGCAAAAGAAAGATGGAGAGGCACATCCATTGTTTGTCCCTTTGCCGTGCAAGTTTCAATGTCGTCGTGTGGCTTCTCAACCGTCCCGGTATCGTCGTCCTCAACCTTCTTTCCTTGCTTTGTTGTGCGCCGCTCAAACACATCctctttttgctttttggttcgttttctcccccttttcttgttctttcaatttcatcTTTTGTCTTCGTTCTTTTGTTTCAATTAAATCATTTTGATTATTGATGGAATCTCTTTGcaccaatttaatttaattgcttGTTCCCAATTTGGTTGCTATTTTGGGCAGCTGGTGGAGGTTAATTTTTTTTGATATTGGATAAAAATTGGTGTAATCCTTTAATATTGGAAGTTACGGTGTTTAACAAAATTATGGGGACTATAAAATTCACAGAGTGCGAATTgtcagattaattttttttagtttataaagACAATACACAGATTacgtattgtattattttaatattaaattacagtacgtatgtattatattattttaatattaaattataatacacAGTCTGCAAATTGTAAATACACAAACTACGTATTATCAATACAATACATATTTTGTGTACTGTGTTTACACAAAACAGTATTCTCAGAATATTATAAAGTTCTATTTTTTATAACATGTAAAACTCTTTTCACTCttccatattaaaataaaaaatccgctGGTGGATGGTTGCTGGCTGCATAGAATCTTAAAAAGTTATTAGATTAGATTATTTTGGGCTAAAAGAATAGCTAGAGATATAAAGGAACGTCTATTTATTTCCTATGCTAATAcacatttattaattaataattataaaaatgttatatgtTTGAGTGATGCCCTAATTacaatattttctcttttatattcattttagactcattattttattagaataaagtaAAATGGTCGAACCTTATTTAAAATGGaagttgcattttattttattttattttattttatattatattatattaataaaatgacTATAAAAAACTACAATCTTACTTAAATAGTGGTTTCTCTTTCTCAATTCCCTtcgattatattttttgttataaaattatgtattttataaaagattaaatattgatatttttttaaacgcTAAACAACAACTAGTTTAGGGTAAGATTGATAATAACCTATAAAAATTCTAACTCTAAAAACTTATCACATGCTAGAAGTTATCacaaatttgaaatcaaataagagaatataaaataaaaaaatattacattcaactcaaaattttaaattagtaagTTAAGGAATTTTTCATGTTATAAATTCttactatttcttttttttttttaatatgagatTAATTTCATATATTTCTCACACTTCtaatattaacaaaaacaacacacaaaatacagaaatacaaaaattagtatttttgtattttgtttagtgataaattaaatacaagatagaataaacaataaaaaacccaattaaccttattt
Coding sequences within it:
- the LOC112802095 gene encoding protein unc-13 homolog isoform X1 produces the protein MPVHPMEDLPSPFGDPPSNWSESELRETAYEVLVCACRSSGPKPLTFISSSDRGGDRDRDRSSAAATPSLHRSLTSTAASKVKKALGLKTRRKDGGGGGGGGRSAKRAVTTGELVRVQMKISEQSDSRIRRALLRIAAGQLGRRMESVVLPLELIQQFKCSDFPSQQDYEAWLRRNLKVLEAGLLLYPHFPLDKADTSSQSLRRIIREAFEKPMDLGKTGESMQNFRNVVLSLAFRSFDGSVPETCHWADGFPLNLWIYQTLLGSCFDIHEEISVIEEVDEVLELIKKTWVMLGINEMLHNICFSWVLFHRYVATGQLENDLLFASSNLLAEVENDAKTVKGPFYSKVVSNVVSLMLNWAEKRLLAYHDTFHDGNIEPMESIVSIAVLSAKILSEYNRKKRDHDVAYTRVENYIRSSLRAAFAQKLDKLDPSKHSSRKQNRAFPTLSILAQHVTELAYNEKAMFSPNLKRWHPLAAGVAVATLHVCYGDELKKYVKSITELTPDAIEVLMAADKLEKDLVQIAVADSVDSEDGGKSVIREMQPYEAEAVIANLVKSWIKIRVERLGEWVNRNLQHEVWNPQANKEGLAPSAVEVLRVVDDTLEAFFLLPISMHAVLVPELMSGLDKSLQQYILKAKAGCGDRNTFAPTLPPLTRCSTGSKFHGVFRKKEKLQSAQRRKAQVGATRDNSFDTPQLCVRINTMQRVRLELVVLEKRILANLSSSKSSNDDDIYGVNLKFKLSAAAAVEGIHQICEFMAYKIVFHDLGHVLWDGLYVGEVSYSRIEPFLHELEQYLEIISSTVHDKVRTRVIVDIMQASFDGFLLVLLAGGPPRAFSLQDSAIIEEDFKYLTGLFWSNGDGLPVELIEKHSATVQAILPLFHADTEHIIQQFIQLTMEMYGSSVKSRLPMPPTPDQWSPGDPNTLLRVLCHRNDEVAAKFLKKNYNLSKKV
- the LOC112802095 gene encoding protein unc-13 homolog isoform X2, translating into MESVVLPLELIQQFKCSDFPSQQDYEAWLRRNLKVLEAGLLLYPHFPLDKADTSSQSLRRIIREAFEKPMDLGKTGESMQNFRNVVLSLAFRSFDGSVPETCHWADGFPLNLWIYQTLLGSCFDIHEEISVIEEVDEVLELIKKTWVMLGINEMLHNICFSWVLFHRYVATGQLENDLLFASSNLLAEVENDAKTVKGPFYSKVVSNVVSLMLNWAEKRLLAYHDTFHDGNIEPMESIVSIAVLSAKILSEYNRKKRDHDVAYTRVENYIRSSLRAAFAQKLDKLDPSKHSSRKQNRAFPTLSILAQHVTELAYNEKAMFSPNLKRWHPLAAGVAVATLHVCYGDELKKYVKSITELTPDAIEVLMAADKLEKDLVQIAVADSVDSEDGGKSVIREMQPYEAEAVIANLVKSWIKIRVERLGEWVNRNLQHEVWNPQANKEGLAPSAVEVLRVVDDTLEAFFLLPISMHAVLVPELMSGLDKSLQQYILKAKAGCGDRNTFAPTLPPLTRCSTGSKFHGVFRKKEKLQSAQRRKAQVGATRDNSFDTPQLCVRINTMQRVRLELVVLEKRILANLSSSKSSNDDDIYGVNLKFKLSAAAAVEGIHQICEFMAYKIVFHDLGHVLWDGLYVGEVSYSRIEPFLHELEQYLEIISSTVHDKVRTRVIVDIMQASFDGFLLVLLAGGPPRAFSLQDSAIIEEDFKYLTGLFWSNGDGLPVELIEKHSATVQAILPLFHADTEHIIQQFIQLTMEMYGSSVKSRLPMPPTPDQWSPGDPNTLLRVLCHRNDEVAAKFLKKNYNLSKKV